TAAAAAGCACTTCCAAAATCTTCAAGATCGCCGTTTTCAAGGATGATATCAGTCCGGAGGAACAGGAAGAAAATCTGACACAGGTGATGACCCAGGTGGAAGAACTTATGCTCGGCGTAAACAAAACGATAATGCTTGACGAATAAAAGCTTCGGTTAATTCCGTCAGGGATATATTCCATAACAATCGACGAGTCTGCCGGTAAGCAGCGACATTGAAGAGAGAATGTGCGTTATCCCGATCCGGCGGACTCCGAATGAGGGATAACGGCGTTCTTATGAAGGGCACGGGTATCTATGGAAAGTTTCTTCCGGTCTGCCCGGGGTTTTATCGGGGTGTGTGTTATTAATGAGAGTGTCGGGGAAAAAGCGGGTTCCGTGTGCGTGGAAAGTTTCACCCGATATGGATTATCGCGGGAGGGTATATCCTTCGATTGACAAAACATGCGGTGTCATCACGGTCGATCGTAACGTGTGTGTAAAGAGAAATCGATTTTTAGATTATGTTAATTTACATTAAATATGGATATGGAAATGAGTGAGGAAACGGCCATTTGTGAACAGAGCAAACATATCAAAAAGAAATTGGTAGAGATATATAATCGAAAAACGCTTCCTCCCGTTCCCGAATATCTCGAAGTGCTGAAGCAGGTCAACTATGTGCTGGAAAACGAGAATGAATCAATACGGCCGTACGGAACCGAAGGCATTAACGGCAACAAACCCGGGGGGGTCATACAGCTTAAGCAATATACACCGGTAATTATCGTTCCCGATTTGCACGCCCGGCTCGATTTTTTTATCAAGATTATGCTTTTATCCGATGATCAAGGAGAAACAAATATCGATAAACTATCTTCCGATACCCTTCAGATTGTCTGTGTGGGTGATGGATTCCACGCGGAAGGAAGGGCTGTCGCCAGGTGGCAGAAGGCCTTCGAGGAGTTTACGACCAAATACAAACGCCACCGGCATATGGATGAAGAGATGCGGGAAAGTCTCGGTATCATGGAAATGGTTATGTTTGTGAAAACCGCTTTTCCCGACAATTTTCACTTTCTGAAAGGCAACCACGAAAATATCATGAATGAAGGCGGTGGAGGTAACTTTCCTTTCAGAAAGTACGCATACGAAGGCGCAATGGTGTTCGAGTTTATCAACAGATTTTACGGTGTCGAGTTTCTCACAACATATTATACCTTTGAAAAGAATTTACCGCTTTTTGCCGTCGGGAAGAATTTTCTCGTCTCGCATGCGGAACCGGCATCGGCTTTTGACAGAAAGACGATTATAAATTACCGGGGTAACACGGAAGTTGTCGCCGGTCTCACGTGGACCGATAATGGAGCGGCTCGACAGGGTAGTGTCCAGAAGATGATTCAATATTATCTTGATGAATCCCAAAGAGATGACGGTTATTATTTCGGTGGACATCGGGCGGTCACCGACCGTTATTTTGCCCGTGCGGGGGGTAAGTATATTCAGCTGCATAATCCTAAAAAACATCTCGTTGCGAGGATCCCGCAGGACCGGCCGATAGATCTGGAAAATGATATTATTGAACTCAATGGACAGGCGGAGGATTATATCAAGAATTCTGTCTTATTATAGCAAAAGCGAAAGCTGTCTGCTGATGAACGGATTTGCACGGGTGATAAGGTATTGTGTAAGGATTGGGGCTTGCAGATATCCGGTTATCACCGTACTTTGTGACGGAATAAGGAATGGGATGTAAGATGTCAGAAAAAATGAAGATAGGGAAATATCGAGTCCTCGATAAGATTGGTGAAGGGGGGATGGGAAAAATATTCAAAGCCCTTCACCCCACCCTCAGACGGCCGATTATCATAAAACAGCTTCGAATCACTTCGCAGAAGGCGCTTGCACAGCGGTTTAAAAGAGAAGCCCGGATAATGATCGATTTCAGAAACGAGAATATCGTCCAGGTCTACGATCATTTCAGAGAAGGCTCCTCATATTATATCGCGATGGAGTATGTGGACGGCGTTACCCTCGAGAACCTTATAAAAAAGAAAAAACAGATAAGCCCGATGGCATCAATTCTCATCCTCTATGAGGTTGCCAAAGGTCTGAAATATGCTCACGACAAGGGAGTCGTTCATCGTGATATAAAACCGGATAATGTTCTTATATCAAAAGCCGGTGAAGTGAAGCTGGTTGATTTCGGCATCGCGACGGCACGGGAGGAGAAAGAGGAAGATCTGACAAAAACCGGTGCCGTTATGGGAACACCCGCGTATATGTCTCCCGAGCAGCTTACCAGCGCGAAAACAGTGGATAAAAGGTCCGATATATATTCGCTCGGGGTGCTTTTCTACAAAGTAGTGACGGGAGTAAAACCGTTCCCGTCCAATTTTTCGGCCGACACGATAAAAAATATTACTAAAGGTCATTACGACAGACCCGAAAAAATAAATCCCGCTATACCGGCGCTTTTTAAACGGATAATCAGAAAAACAATGAACCATAAAATCAAGCGGCGGTATAAGGATTTGAAATACCTCCTGAAATTATTGTCGCCGTATGTGTCCCGTTTCAAAGACCAGAGGGAGATGAACAGGGCAATCAGGAATTATATCCTTGAGGATTCCAAGTCAAGCGAATCGCTTCTTGCGTCCATGGCAGTCAAGAAAAAAAGGAACCCCCTATTCCTTTTGGCGGCTGCGGCAGTCGTCGCCGCTTTGGTGCTGGCTTCAGGATTCCTGTTCTACTCATGGGGATTCTACCATGATTTTTTTCA
The sequence above is drawn from the Spirochaetales bacterium genome and encodes:
- a CDS encoding metallophosphoesterase; the protein is MSEETAICEQSKHIKKKLVEIYNRKTLPPVPEYLEVLKQVNYVLENENESIRPYGTEGINGNKPGGVIQLKQYTPVIIVPDLHARLDFFIKIMLLSDDQGETNIDKLSSDTLQIVCVGDGFHAEGRAVARWQKAFEEFTTKYKRHRHMDEEMRESLGIMEMVMFVKTAFPDNFHFLKGNHENIMNEGGGGNFPFRKYAYEGAMVFEFINRFYGVEFLTTYYTFEKNLPLFAVGKNFLVSHAEPASAFDRKTIINYRGNTEVVAGLTWTDNGAARQGSVQKMIQYYLDESQRDDGYYFGGHRAVTDRYFARAGGKYIQLHNPKKHLVARIPQDRPIDLENDIIELNGQAEDYIKNSVLL
- a CDS encoding serine/threonine protein kinase; amino-acid sequence: MSEKMKIGKYRVLDKIGEGGMGKIFKALHPTLRRPIIIKQLRITSQKALAQRFKREARIMIDFRNENIVQVYDHFREGSSYYIAMEYVDGVTLENLIKKKKQISPMASILILYEVAKGLKYAHDKGVVHRDIKPDNVLISKAGEVKLVDFGIATAREEKEEDLTKTGAVMGTPAYMSPEQLTSAKTVDKRSDIYSLGVLFYKVVTGVKPFPSNFSADTIKNITKGHYDRPEKINPAIPALFKRIIRKTMNHKIKRRYKDLKYLLKLLSPYVSRFKDQREMNRAIRNYILEDSKSSESLLASMAVKKKRNPLFLLAAAAVVAALVLASGFLFYSWGFYHDFFQDKAYGGLEIRAFVPKNYYKDTRFIYGVAELLKVDSKNEEAKTFMLHPQSFPIALPFLKQEKLNKKWKDMLSTGTIFLPAGNYELNLILENQKILKAFYLNPRRIQRQSLQTEKRRLFEFSVDQPPVQPIGIKHAIYDSVTGKSIYAQTNIWIKDGRVWKNWKSEWKRLDKITSGRNYIFKYEAPGYYEKQIILYVERDVENLELDIGLVQYPGKLVLKSNFTEGEILIDNRSENYIGGDRKEFVTYGYTVDGKKEFPLPEGNYTLTVRMGAAAEQQSYQFKIIQKRTTVLDISFDNKKNTIIISPGK